One window from the genome of Bdellovibrionales bacterium encodes:
- the dnaE gene encoding DNA polymerase III subunit alpha has translation MSFVHLHVHSQYSLLEATVRLDALAERVHELQMPAVALTDCGNMFGIIEFYFAAKKMGIKPILGLEVYVAPKSRHLKGEDRETTQMPNRRLVLLAQNIEGYRQLCKISTIGYREGFYYKPRIDYEILKQHNSNLLCLTGGLMGEIPWSLQNLGEDKALDAIDKLKELFPERLYLEMNQTGVAAWDRINGFLVEASRIKNVPLVAANDVHYLHQSDQLAQETLICIGSNKTLMDESRFRLGSDQFYLKGPKQMRDLFRKNPEACDMTLEIADRCCLEFSLKNQEGKPIYHLPTYPTADGRTTKNEMEELSHKGLEQRFEQAQRRGEEFSPERVNTYRERLEYELGVIDRMGFNGYFLIVQDFIGWAKNNDIPVGPGRGSGAGSLVAYSLGITDLDPMTYNLIFERFLNPERVSMPDFDVDFCQENRQRVIEYVTKKYGEDSVSQIITYGKLQARAAIRDVGRVMGMTFSEVDVIAKLIPERLGINLGDAIKEESRIRELMETDPKISNLMDLAQKIEGLVRHAGIHAAGVIIADGNIVNHAPLYRGVEGENVVQYDMKHSEKIGLMKFDFLGLKTLTHINDALRLIERNRGKKYLVQDISLSDPGIYELMCKGDTAGVFQFEGEGITDLIRKAQPNCFEDIVAINALYRPGPMDMIPDYLSRKKGETPVKYLFPELEPILKETYGIIVYQEQVQLVASRIANYSLGEADLLRRAMGKKIAEEMATQKDRFLAGAKENNHDLIKAAELFDTMAEFAKYGFNKSHAAAYCVVSAYTAWIKHYYPVEFFASLLSTEMNDTDKVVKYVKDAQRHKIKVLPPHINHSEYKFSARGDVIYFSLGAIKGVGKSAVEAILDSLHSRDGKGFESLEEFFSSVDLRRVNKKTVECMIKAGAFDGFGSNRAELTENYPRFIERADQAKRDLERGQVSLFAFAAEVQEQEKVRIESRPPWNRSQRLIYEKEVLGFYLSDHPLAGLERLTKKWASGTIQGIAASPNKSRVSILGIVNTLREIITKKGTRMAFGVLEDLTGSLELVIFPDSFGKYETSLKSDVALLVSGTLEKDKDQLKILVDEVRPIHDIFARAKSLVLSLNQRSEDKLGDLRDLFLRHPGDANLSFELLLSDISKSVLLEPMDPRSVKPSQELIESMVSLLGVENAIDLH, from the coding sequence TCGGTATTATTGAATTCTATTTCGCTGCAAAGAAAATGGGTATCAAACCGATCTTGGGATTAGAGGTTTATGTCGCCCCTAAGTCGAGGCATCTCAAAGGAGAGGATAGAGAAACCACTCAAATGCCAAATCGTCGACTTGTTCTCCTGGCACAGAACATTGAAGGATACAGGCAGCTTTGTAAGATCAGTACCATTGGTTATCGTGAGGGATTTTATTACAAGCCACGAATCGACTACGAGATTCTCAAACAGCACAATTCGAATCTTCTTTGTTTAACCGGTGGACTCATGGGTGAAATTCCTTGGAGTCTTCAAAACCTAGGAGAAGATAAGGCCTTAGATGCGATTGATAAGCTCAAGGAGTTATTTCCTGAGCGACTCTATCTTGAGATGAATCAAACGGGAGTTGCTGCCTGGGACCGGATCAATGGATTTCTTGTCGAAGCTTCTCGAATAAAAAATGTTCCATTGGTGGCAGCCAACGATGTTCATTATCTCCATCAATCCGATCAGTTGGCACAGGAAACATTGATTTGTATTGGGTCCAACAAAACTCTGATGGACGAAAGTCGCTTCCGACTGGGCTCCGATCAGTTTTATCTCAAGGGACCCAAGCAGATGCGAGATCTGTTTAGAAAGAACCCTGAAGCATGTGATATGACTCTTGAAATAGCGGATCGTTGTTGCCTTGAGTTTTCACTAAAGAATCAAGAGGGGAAACCCATTTATCATTTGCCCACCTATCCGACTGCAGATGGGCGAACGACAAAAAATGAGATGGAGGAGCTCAGTCATAAGGGTTTAGAACAGAGATTTGAGCAAGCGCAGAGGCGCGGTGAAGAGTTCTCTCCAGAAAGGGTGAACACTTATCGAGAGCGGCTCGAATATGAACTCGGTGTTATCGATCGAATGGGATTTAATGGCTATTTTTTGATTGTTCAGGACTTTATTGGATGGGCGAAGAACAATGATATTCCAGTTGGTCCAGGTCGTGGTTCTGGAGCGGGCTCTCTTGTTGCTTACAGTCTTGGGATTACTGATCTTGATCCGATGACTTACAATTTGATCTTCGAGCGATTTCTGAATCCAGAACGGGTCAGTATGCCTGACTTTGACGTCGATTTTTGTCAGGAAAACCGTCAAAGAGTTATTGAATATGTGACCAAGAAATACGGCGAAGACAGTGTCTCCCAAATTATCACCTACGGTAAATTGCAGGCAAGAGCAGCCATTCGTGATGTGGGTCGAGTGATGGGAATGACATTTAGCGAAGTCGACGTGATTGCCAAGTTGATTCCTGAACGTCTTGGAATCAATCTTGGAGATGCCATCAAAGAAGAATCTCGAATTCGTGAGTTAATGGAAACCGATCCTAAAATCAGTAATCTGATGGATCTTGCTCAAAAAATTGAAGGTCTCGTCCGTCACGCAGGCATACACGCTGCGGGAGTTATCATTGCTGATGGAAATATCGTAAATCATGCGCCTCTTTATCGTGGAGTAGAGGGAGAAAATGTCGTCCAGTATGACATGAAGCACTCAGAGAAAATTGGACTTATGAAGTTCGATTTTCTGGGTCTCAAAACTCTCACGCATATCAATGATGCTCTTCGTTTAATAGAGCGCAATCGTGGAAAGAAATATCTTGTGCAGGATATTTCTCTTTCAGATCCTGGCATCTACGAATTGATGTGTAAAGGAGATACCGCAGGGGTTTTTCAATTTGAGGGAGAGGGAATTACAGACCTGATTCGCAAGGCTCAACCTAACTGTTTTGAAGATATTGTCGCTATCAATGCTTTGTACAGACCTGGACCGATGGACATGATTCCTGATTATTTGTCTCGAAAAAAGGGGGAGACTCCAGTCAAATATTTATTTCCTGAGCTTGAGCCGATTTTGAAGGAGACTTATGGGATCATCGTTTATCAGGAACAAGTGCAGCTCGTTGCCTCACGGATAGCAAATTATAGTTTGGGAGAAGCGGATTTGCTTCGTCGAGCAATGGGAAAAAAGATTGCTGAGGAAATGGCAACTCAGAAAGATCGGTTTTTGGCAGGAGCCAAAGAGAACAATCATGATTTGATCAAGGCGGCGGAACTTTTCGACACCATGGCGGAGTTTGCTAAGTATGGCTTTAATAAATCTCACGCTGCCGCCTATTGTGTGGTTTCGGCCTATACAGCCTGGATCAAACACTATTATCCAGTCGAGTTTTTTGCCTCTCTCTTAAGTACAGAGATGAACGACACTGATAAAGTCGTGAAGTACGTGAAGGATGCTCAGCGCCACAAAATTAAGGTTTTGCCTCCTCATATCAATCATTCTGAGTATAAATTTTCAGCTCGTGGCGATGTTATATACTTTTCATTAGGTGCAATTAAAGGGGTTGGTAAAAGTGCTGTAGAGGCGATTCTTGATTCTCTTCATTCTCGAGATGGAAAAGGATTTGAGTCTTTAGAGGAGTTTTTTTCCTCAGTAGATTTAAGAAGGGTCAATAAAAAGACCGTTGAGTGTATGATCAAGGCGGGAGCCTTTGATGGTTTTGGGTCCAATCGAGCGGAGTTAACGGAAAATTATCCCCGTTTCATAGAGCGGGCCGATCAAGCAAAAAGGGATTTGGAAAGAGGGCAAGTCAGTTTATTCGCCTTCGCAGCTGAAGTTCAAGAACAAGAGAAGGTCAGGATTGAGTCTCGTCCTCCATGGAATAGAAGCCAACGGTTAATTTATGAAAAAGAAGTCTTGGGCTTTTATTTGTCGGATCACCCCTTAGCTGGCCTTGAGAGACTAACCAAAAAGTGGGCTTCCGGCACGATCCAAGGAATTGCGGCTTCACCGAACAAGAGTCGAGTGAGTATTTTGGGAATTGTAAATACCTTAAGGGAGATCATTACAAAGAAGGGAACTCGCATGGCTTTTGGGGTTCTCGAAGATCTTACCGGCAGTCTTGAGTTAGTTATTTTTCCGGATTCATTCGGAAAATACGAGACTTCACTTAAATCGGATGTTGCACTTTTGGTATCTGGAACCCTAGAGAAAGACAAAGATCAGTTGAAGATTTTAGTTGATGAGGTAAGGCCCATTCACGATATCTTCGCACGAGCAAAATCATTGGTACTGAGCCTCAATCAAAGGAGTGAGGATAAGCTAGGAGATTTACGTGATCTTTTTCTCAGGCATCCAGGAGATGCGAATCTCTCCTTCGAACTTTTGTTGTCGGATATCTCAAAATCTGTACTTTTGGAGCCGATGGACCCTCGTTCAGTAAAACCCTCACAGGAGCTCATAGAGAGTATGGTCTCTCTATTGGGTGTTGAGAATGCGATCGACCTTCACTGA